The Salarias fasciatus chromosome 16, fSalaFa1.1, whole genome shotgun sequence sequence TACTGAATCAACTGTTTTGCTAAAGTACTGAATCTAGGAATAAATTTCCACATCAGTTTTCAATTTCAGACTGCTAAGTGGATTTATTTTGATCTGTTTTGAGTAAAAATTGCTTGATTAATGTGAATGCAAAATCAGAATTCCGAATACATTCAAAgttaaaagttttctttgacaaGAAATCATAGACTTGCTTCAACTgccttcacattttcacattcgAAACACCCACATGAACAGGAAAACCAGGCAAACTCTCCATACAGAAAGTTAGAGCCCGCAACTTGCTCAGAATAAGGTGTAAGTGCAATGTATGTACATTTGTTCTGGCCATGGCGTCAGTGTCTCTCATCCAGATTCagtctgatcttcctccaaTTGTCTTCCCAGCATCTTCTTTAATCGTGGGGAATGGGGAGCTGTTTTGCTTTGGGGtgtctttgtttatttgtttatttgtttattcatttgcaTTTATTGTGTTGGTAAAACCCTGGAGAATGTATTTAGTTGTATGGATGGTTTGGATTTGTGTAAAAATcagttgaatattatttttgtGAAACTAAAAGGAAGtgttgggttttgttttattcttacTTGTAGTTTTCACGGTGTTCATGGGTTTCATTGTAATTCTTCCTTGTgaagaaattaaagaaacatCTGTTGAAACTCTCGTCTGGGAGATTCCAAGGGGGCCGCTACAATGAGGAGAAACTTTGCACCTGTTTATCACAGAAGATAAATATCAACCCTGGAAAAGACGTGAGGAAGAACACTGACCAGTAAGTTCACCACGgccatttaaaggtgctgtaggcaggatttttctagtcaatgctaatttttctgtgttttctttggattaaatgttagagtatccattgataatcctttacgAGTATAGCATAATTgtactaccgcgagggcgcagagtttccatctgtctctgttctgagctgaaaaggaatctcgacatttccaggtatctttgaccaatcagaagagcccatgaggctctaaccatgattggtcgaggggcgttttgtcgcacgttcttgtggcaggggcttaacttgtgtaagggtgtgatgtcagagaaaacaggacaggattggctgtgctgggtttcaaatcgccatcttagatgggtcaaatcgccatcttgcttaggtaaccttaagcaagatggcggagatgcagaaccctgcctacagcacctttaatcagGTGCGATCATTCCCTGTATTGTGAGATGTTTCACTGACATTGtttacaacacaaacaccatttttatttttagaagacAGCAGAAATACAGACAAGATCGAGACCATTCCAAGGACTTAAGGACCACCAGAGAAAGAGGAGCTTGGATGAACCTCAGACTCCTTCTCAGCCAAGCAAAGGAGGCTGGACGCCACCTTGACCATCACACCCCAGCCAGCCAGAATGTTGCATGAGTGTTTACTGACCGAGCAGTCAGTAAACACTCATGCAACATTCACTGATGGCTTCATGACTTTCTTGATCCAAGAACTGAAGTAATTCACTTTGGTGAAGACGTGAGGATAACGTGGATTAGAACAGTCATCTTCCTTGGTGTAAGCTGTGATACCTTCAACCTTCTTGTTGCATATAAGTGGTCCACCAGAATCACCCTGCAGAGAAGGATAAGATAAAGACTTGTTAAGTCTGCAAAAACactacatttgtttttatttttaatgaatagATGACAATTTGTGTCATGACTTTTGCAATTTGCTTTTGTTATGCTTGAGATTGTCTCCCACCTGACACACTCCCCCCTTCTTTCTGTCGAACTTGGTGCACATCATATGTTCACTGTTAAAATATATGCCCCAGATGTTTTTACACTCAAAGTTGAATTGTATTTTCTCTGTAGTTTCCCTCAGAACATCTGAAGGAGGCATGTTTTCTCTAGTTCTTCCCCATCCAGCTACAGCACAGTTGATGTTTGCaggagtttttccatttttgttggGTATTCCAATAGTCTTCACATACTTATTGAGCTTGGccatttttttcagctgtgaaGAGAGCAGTTTAACAGGAAGTCACAACAGATATGAACACATTgatgtgtgggaaaaaaaaaataaaaatcacaccaTCCTTTTTACCCGATTCCTTGCGAATGTGTGAAGTCAGATAATGCTGCTAAAATTCTTAATTAACATAAAACATGGTGGTAATATCATAAATAATGCAGATCACAAACTATTCAACAAAGAAGATGAAGTTTTTTAAGATGCAATTTATGAAAAGCATCTTGAGTTTTAATTTCACCTGAAGTAACATGATGTCATATTCATATTGTCCCGTGAACTTTGGATGCTGGTGGTATCTGGCCACTTCAATCCGTTGCTGAGTTTTTTCTGTTGCACTAATGTTGTGGCCTCCAAGCACCACCATCATTTCTTGAGGACTGACAAACAGAGAAGTGAAATGTTGGAAAGTTatcaaaatgcagtgaaacatttcaattaTATATGATGTCATGTTGTAGAACTGAATTGAGTATTGATGAGGGATTTCCAAATTTAAGTAGATTCCTACACACAAAATAAGTTCGCTGACATGAAATATTTGTTGATATCATATGATGTCCATGTTTTCACGCAATGTATTCTTTACAAACAATTCAGAGACATTACACAATATTATCCACAAATGATCCATCAATGACAAATTGTTGACAACTGAGTTTTTGCTTTTAGTGAGAAAAATCAACTCACTCtttgcagtgtgcagcagtcagaacaAAGTCCTCTCTAATAAGTATCCCACCGCATATATGTGCTCCATTAAATTGGAGTGATGCCATGTAGGGTCTGGAATGGGGCTTTGCAACCCTCCCAGCCACGATGTTGCTCTCAACAGCTCCTAAATTGTTAGATATGATAGAAGAGCAGTTAAAATCTACAGATTGTATCCACATCATTTGCTGATGCATTCATCCTTCTTTTTGAGTAAtaattttcaaatgtttcatcTGATCTTACCAGTGATGGAGACGAGCAGGAACATATATACGATGCAGCTTATCTGGATCATGGTCATGCAGATGTGAAAGCCCACTGGTTTGATGCTGCTCAACCACCTCTGTGTTAAACTGCAGCCCCCTCATTACAAGTGTGTGCAGGTGTTAAAACACTCCTGCTCTGACAGAAATTGAGACCACATTTTCACACTTCATGCTAAAATGCTGCACTTTCTGCTGCATGCATGAAGTCCTGTTGTCTGGAAACAACTCGTCTTCCGTCGAGAAACATGAAAaaggcctctttttttttttggtcagtttttgTCCATCCTTCTTTGCAAAATAGCTGAAGCTCAGCTAGATTGGATGGAGAGCATCTGCAAACAGAAATTTACTATTTAATGGCAGAGCTTTTCAGAtggattcaattcaattcagctttatttatatagcgacaaatacaacacagtcatttgtAGGCACCTCTACAGAGAAAACCttacagttccacatgagcaagtgtaggcaactgtggaaaggaaaaaaaactcccttttttAATGGAGGAAACTTTGCAGAACCAGCCCAGAGGTGGTGGCTTCCTGCTATTCTGACTGGGGtcgggggacagaaagagaaaagaagaggactGACAGACTGACTTTCTGAATCAGCTCCACATTGCTCCACTTGCTTCAGGTGGTTCAGGACAGGATTCATGATCTCAAAATCACGAATGGTTAATAGTGATGACAATAGTTTAATGACATGTTGaatgagaaaggagagaagagaagctcagtgcTGGTCCTCCAGTCTTAACTTATGGTAGCAACTTTAATGAAACGGTCCAGGGAGGCCTGAACTAGACCAAGCTGTGAGCTTGACTAAATGCAATGGTCTTAAGCCTAGACTTGAATGTAGAGACTGTGTCGGCCTCCctaactgaaactgggagctggttccacatcaCAGGAGCCTGATGGCTGAAaactctgcctcctgttctactttttaTGAACTTAGGAACTTCCAGTAAGCCAGCACTCAGAGAAACAAGTGTTCTCCTGGGGGCAGTATGGGACAAACAGCTCTTCGAGATTTGAAGGGGGGTGATTGTTAAGAGCTTTATAGGTTAAAGGAAGCATTTTGAATTCTTTCCTTGATTAAACTGGAAACGAGTGAAGAGAAGTTAATATTGGGGTGAttgtcagaactcttgctgcagcactTTGAATCAGCTGAAGACTTTTAGGCAGCACAGATTAAGGTCTGGACTTTGAATTGGTCATTCAAAGACATGAATGGAACTTCATCTAACCCTTTCATTGTAGCTCTGGCTGCATATTTTTGGTCATTGTCCCCCATCATGGCTTTTGGCAAACAGCAAATGAGACTTCTGTCAGATTTGTGTCAATAATGGTTTTCTTCTTGCCACTCAGACCAATTATTGTCCTGTGAACGGGTTGTCCCCCCCAAGTTGTTGACAACCCGTATGTCCTCCAGAGTTACCACTGGCCTCTCAGTTGCTTCTCTGATCAATGCTCTCGTGGGACAGCCGTTCAGCTTCAGTCAAGGGTGGGAATTACTGATCCTTGATGGCTacagttcttgtttttttgtttcccctgcCCCAACACATCTGAACTTAAGGATTATGTCATGATGAATCCCTGTAGAAGCCCTGAGAATGAGCCAAGAGTGTGAGAGCTCATCAAAACTGTGCAGGAAGGTGGACAGACAAGTCTTGGTGGGGTTGCAGTTGTGCCATACTCTTTCTGTTCTGGGGTGGTTGGTTGCACAGTGCTCTGCATGATGTTCAAACCTTTGgatatttgatttaaaaaaaaaacttaaacatGAATTAAACTTCTCTGGAttcttgtgtgtgtgccacacttttcagtttttaaaagttattttctttcaCTTCACAATTATTTGGcatgttgtgtttattacattaaattaaaaaaataatacatttacattagtatgtttgaaatgtaacaaaatgttgaaatgttcaaaaagtgTAAACACTTTTGCAAGCCGCTGTATTTGGGTGTGTATGCTTGCCATTGCTGAATGAAGAGTCAAACAGTTCAGGATGTGCATTTCCTCTGTGCCCCCATGACCCTACCATGATCCCATTGTCAGGATAAAACTGGCAGATTATGAATTGATTGTTGATTGTGTATTTAATAagttttttgtaattttgctCCACTCTTTTTAAGGgactttatttctctctctctctctttttttttgttgctttttttgaaGTGCCTGTTCATAATAAACTTTGCATGAAGGTTCATGCAGTTTGTGGTTAACGAGCTCACAGAAACCATATGTGGTGTGTTTACTTCCTGCAGACAGGCAATATTAAAGAAGATAACTTCTGACATATGGAGTGACAAAAATAGAGGTTGCAAAAGTACTGCAATAGGTAGAAAgatacttttgaaaaaaatactccGGTAAAAGTAGAATTACTTACTCAACTATTTTGCTAAAGTACTGAAACTAGGAACACATTTCCACATCACTTTCAATTTCAGACTGCTAAgtggatttatttttatctgttttcagtAAAAATTGCTTGATTAATGTGAATGCAAAATCAGAATTCCGAATACATTCAAAGTTAAAAGTGTTCTTTGACGAGAAATCGTGGAGTTGCTTCAACTgtcttcacattttcacattcgAAACACCCACATGAACAGGAAAACCAGGCAAACTCTCCATCCAGAAAGTTCCAGCCTGCAACTTGCTCAGAATAAGGTGTAAGTGCAATGTATGTACATTTGTTCTGGCCATGGCGTCCAGCATCAGTATCTCTCATCCAGATTCagtctgatcttcctccaaTCTTCTTCCCAGCATCTTCTTTTGGTCGGGTTTGACTtccactgcagccactgcatATTGCATGTATATAGTCAACCACTGAAAGCTCAATATGTACCAGAATGAATAATgtgatgatttcatgtcagctttgagaTCGATaattttcatggtttgtttCAAAACATGATCAGCAGGAGTAAACAATTTTTTTATCTAGTGTATTTCAGCCAAAAGAGCGTCTGATATTAGTTATTTCACCAGTAAACAGCTGTCAGTAGTGACCAGGCCAGTCGTTACAAAATTTTGATTGTATGACTctgatcatcatcattattatattgCATTGTTATATCTATTATTATCAAAATTGTTATAAATAATATCAAGtcaagtcagctttatttatagagcacatttacaaacagCTTAGCCgcaccaaagtgcttcacatagtgcAAAACAGACATAATATGTTATTATAGTTCAATTTTAtaatcacttttatttttattgctattATTATCATTCAGTCATCACAATATTGCTGTTTCCCTATTCATTTTTATGTTACATTATATTATTCTGATTCATACTGAGTTTTAGGTTTTAGAATGATAAATACCATAAGCAGGAAAGACTCGAATGCAACAACTGTCTCATTAAAGCCTGCAAGGAGCCTGAATGTAAAACTACGAGAAACATGttaaaatgtcacacacactaaaaaaacaaacacataaaaacatcaGAGACGCCATGTGAAGCATGACagctgtagtgttttttttcacaaacaaaagtcTATTTCAACTGAAAG is a genomic window containing:
- the LOC115403632 gene encoding granzyme B-like; translated protein: MTMIQISCIVYMFLLVSITGAVESNIVAGRVAKPHSRPYMASLQFNGAHICGGILIREDFVLTAAHCKDPQEMMVVLGGHNISATEKTQQRIEVARYHQHPKFTGQYEYDIMLLQLKKMAKLNKYVKTIGIPNKNGKTPANINCAVAGWGRTRENMPPSDVLRETTEKIQFNFECKNIWGIYFNSEHMMCTKFDRKKGGVCQGDSGGPLICNKKVEGITAYTKEDDCSNPRYPHVFTKVNYFSSWIKKVMKPSVNVA